Within Drosophila sechellia strain sech25 chromosome 4, ASM438219v1, whole genome shotgun sequence, the genomic segment TTACCATAGTTTTAAATACATTCCCGTATTTCCCACTATCTGAAAAATGGGTAGTAGAAAAGATGCTAAGTTTAGCAccgaaatttaattttattttttatttatgttttacaAAGTCGGCTGCGTGATAAACTTCATGTTCTTACTCTTctataaaacaaaatcaagtaatcatatttctaaaatttctttttgctaaaaatgttaaaattaatataatgaCTAAATCTTTAGAGTGCGTCCGATGCTGTCCAGTTTCTAGGTatgattaattaaattgattgaataaataattttatttatttttgccagtCACAGTTCTTCTATTGAGACAACAATATTATGTGATAAATGGTGCCCATTTATATGTAACCGGCAATGTACAACTTCATATTTCTATGGACACGGCTATTCTATGCTAAAACGAATTTGTcataaaataattcaaaattataaCCGCAAGCAGTGTCGAGAAAGCTATACAGTCTTTGATGGAGGGAATAGTACTAAGGATCGACcactaataaataaatatagagGTAAGAATGATTTTAATACACCTTACTCGAAAAGTAATAGGGTATTCTAGAAACGTTGAAAAAAATTTaacagaaggaagcgttttcaACCAATCAATacccgagtcgatctggcaatgtccgtctgtccgtatgaacgccgAGATCTCAGGAAAACTAAAGCTAGGATAGATaaggccacgcccacacttttaaaaaaatcttttgatatttttcatacttttattagtcttgtaaatttctatcgaatTCTCAAAAACTTCTTGCCAAGCCCACTCCAGCGCCCTAAGGCCGCCAACACGGTCAAGCCCACACTTAcattatattacattttacatttttctcattttattctatttaattaaattttttgaaattCCGCATTCGCTTTCAGACTAGCTGACTAACGGGTGGAaatcgactatagcattctctcatGTTTTCGTTCTTTTTATTCCTGACTATTTGGTTATAGGTAATTTCGAGTCATACGgacttaaaaaaaaggaaaagtacGACGACGTAGCTGGGATAGAAAACGAATCGCAGAAAAAAAGGGATATCTTAAAAAAGCTTCAATCACCAAAAGCTAGAAAAAGAAGGGGTTATAGGGAAGTGAATGATTTTATAATATCTAGAAGGATCAGTGGTGAAGGTGCTCACAAACGAGGATGGGATGCCAGTGAAGTCGACAAtgatttgaataaaaataCAAGTTTGGAatggaatataaaaaaaaacaaggaagtaaaaaaaaaaatttaaatgaattttataaaaaaggtgtgcaaaaaaaaactggaaatAATGGAATCGATATGCACTTGAATGAAAACGATGCAATgaaatttgataaaaacaaaggacAAGCTGTAAAAAAAATGAACGAAAATGGAAAGGATCGGAGGGGGAAAAACTATGAAAATAACTTTAATGAACATATAAATGaaaagattaaaaaaaaaagtaaaactgAAAAGCCGGAAAACTATGAAAATAACCTTAATGACAATATGAATGaaaagattaaaaaaaaaagtaaaactgAAAAGCCGGATAGTAACCATGATGCGAAAGAAACTAAACCACTAAATCTAGAAAAGAATAAAAAGAATTTCGACTTGAAacttcaaattaaaattgatcaTGGTGATTCTGACTTCAACGATCAGTCGAACGAACAAATAAAATGGGACCTGGGAAAGAATAAAATTAACCGTAGTGGTAAAAGTGTTAAAAATCCCAAAAATATTGAAGTAGATTCCGAAACCACAATCATTAAAAAACAGATAAGGGGCAATAAAACGGGAAAGTATGCCATCACCGATAAAACACAAGGTTCAaggagcaaaaacaaaacaagctcGAAAGCTGCTGAGGGCGTATTAAACCGGGTAAAGGGTCGTTACAGATGCAAGAGTCTGGGCTATATGCAGGAAAACTTACGTTTTGGTCGATTGGTAAAACCCTCTGATATGCTCCGTGTCAAGCTAGAGGAGCGCGATCTATGCAGATGGtaactatttaaataaaatttattatcttaattaatattgTAACCTTTTTAGTATTCCGTGCTGTAACTGTTCGTTATACCAGACGTTTCTGCCCAATGATTTCATGTACCAATGCTGTGGACAGTAACAACATTGAtcttcaaaaaaatatttatttaaatttcttatgtacgtaaatatttaaagacaTGGAAATTTTTCCCTTTCAgatttaataaaaaactggCTCGTATTATAAGAActttgtataaacaaattagcACATCTGGTGCACAAATATATTCTGATACCCGATACTCTAAGAATAAAAGGGTATAATAATCGTATAACCATATCGATCtcaagaactataaaagctagaatgtTGCGGTTATAAAGAGATTATAGAGAGATTACAGAGATTGAGATTATAGTTGACCCATATTACCACGACCACTCTAACGCCGACTAGCCGCCGAAAAGTGCCACGGAAACtcttgaaaaatgttttgacgttttttcctatttttattagttttgtgGAATTGCCAACAAATTTTGCCAACGCATTTCATATCATCTCTGCAACGCCACATTGGTTTAACCGCACCGAACGTCGCGGAATTCTTTCTCTTTTCACGTTGTCACTGGCGACTCCAGACGTATAATTTCTGTGTTCCAATAAATCTACCAACTTATATATACGAGTGAAAAGAATTTGAACTTTGAACGCTTGCAGATCACACCATCCGAACTGTCATTTTGTTCTTTTTGGTGAATACCACAGGTATTTCTAGAATATTCGAGACTAATTTAGccttaataaaaaataaacttaagcTTAACTCAGCTGCACTTGGCCACGTGCCACACGCACGTTCTATCAGAAGTTTTGGCAGAAGCTacatattggggaataaaatgagaaaacaaCTGTTCTTGTAAGCGAAACAATCTTTGGATCGCCGGTGGTATTGAATTGGAAAAGTACTGCTTCTAGCGCAACGCAAAGCAGTATCATTAGGTCTTCAAAAGCCTTTTCTTCCCTCGCCCCagttaaaattgatttcatttgGTAGCAATCTCCTTTGGAATTCTGGATTGGACAGGTCGGGTATAAATTTACCAACGTATGTAACCAGACCTAAACAACTTCGGGTTTCCACATTGTTTTTGGGGACTTTGAATGAAAGAATCATTGTCACCTTTTCCGGATCTACTTCAATGCCTTTGTCTGAATAAATGTGCCCCAAGAATTTAACTTGCTGTGTTTTTGTCATTCAAAATAACAAATGTTTACTCTATGAACATCTTTGACTTTTTGTACTGCAGCGTCGTGATCTTTTTCGTTTCtcctaaatatttataaatatttaaatatatttacgaATTCAGACCGAGAGTTTaacaaaaaaagaacacaGTTACGTTTTTTCTGTATTATTAaacgtttttattatttcaaataaaGGAAGACATGCTTTCTTCAAAACTCGTCTATTAGTTTTCAAAGGGAACggtagtgtttttttttttttttgcgccccggtttttattttgtgtttgtcaaaccagccgaGGGTTTTAATAATcttctttatttattatatttaaaattattattaaagatccgttcgcttcgcgagtgattcttttgtgatttgtgcagtagtttaaacaaatatacaaagtattttgcatatttcgtctttgtgttttgtttactctccctttttgtgcgttgttcgcagtggtatttggtgttgttttttgcatgcacataaactgcacttttcgctttcactctctctttcgctctcccacacaaaatctaaatttctcagcgtgcagactgctctcgtgcggttcttttaacagctcgcttgaaagttttggtcttgtgttgtcgtgcacagtggtctgatttcagataaacatggaaaccgtaaatgttgtctgcttttataaaaattgttgccaggttataaaacctgagtagacaaaaatgacttgttggctatgtagatagaatggtgcatactaagtgcgctggttttaatggccgtacaagtgatgacctagcaaaggaTAAAagtctaaattactgttgtgatgcttgccttgtggttgcgaacgagatgaaatttattagtttaccaccacaagggaacattgagtccggactaccggcacaagttggcacttcagaaatacaatctgcagggccaaaacccctcgcggtggttccattAAAGAAACAACTtttcgtttctcggctttcccctgatcaaacatcgtctgatgtattgtcttatatacaagacaaaacaatagccgataatataaaagcggaaaaatttaacttctcttacgctagggacatttcatctttcaagatatctgtcccaaacgagctcttttcgaccgtatgttcgggtgatttttggccggatagtatggtggtaaaagagttcgaagctaagatcaaaaataagaaaaagggacccgtgggaattaaacttccctctaGTGGCCAGatcactgcaccatccgcctcttcatcttcttcctcttcaaaaaactaactaactatcaaaatgttagaggcttacgtaggaaattaagcaaattgtattgtgatagtctttcatttgcatcccatgtaatagtgctcacagagacttggctaaagccggagatacttaactccgaagtcttcccaggtatgtacactatatataggtttgaccgtccctccagacggggaggtggagtcttaattgcgatTATATCTACCCtagcgtcggaggagttacttttggacgattcccgtaactcggaattcttatgtgtaaagctgtctttttccgacagatcagtttatattacgtactcgtatattccgccatcttctgaattcccagaatatcagaatcatctgtccgctatccagtccatcttgaataaactgtctgacagggaccaattggtagttctaggtgattttaatatacctggcacaatgtggtccccagaaaaacaatcaaatatttattttttgactcttgtgttccgatgtactatccgtcaatctctaaaccgttttggtttaataaagagttgacacacctaagaaaatatctaagtcgaatctaatattttgacCCACTAttaacgaaagctcactgcttaacgatcttcagcgtgttaaaccggtctattcgccaggtcccgatggaatccgtggctgtgtgctcagattctgtgcggaagccttgggcaagcctctactgaaactgtttaccttatctctggaatcttcacaattcccacctttgtagatcaatcatatcaccgtgtcaacacggttttatgaaacgcagatctacaaccattaacctcttggagctaacttctttcgtaatacagggtttcaaaaataatcttcaaacagatgttactacactgattttagtaaagcatttgactctgttaatcattaccttctaataaaaaaaattgatattataggtttccctgttgatcttctaaattggatttcaagctatctgaatggctggacacaacaagtcctctttaaaaattctgcatcttctattctccgagtcacatccggtgtcccacaagggagccatcttggtccgcttctttttactttattcattaacgacctccccttaataataaaacattcgcgtgtacttatgtacgcggacgatgttaaattatgcctccagtacaggGACACTTCGTGCCGTTTgcacttacaatccgatctagaccgatttaaAATAtagtgccgtgataacatattagacttaaatggctccaagtgtaaagttatgaccttatgaccaacccaatacgcacgacttacactctaagtgggtgcttattggacagaataacactttgtacccaaaactaaaattttctgaccatattttgtctattgtcaataaggccaggggtgtgcttggttttataaaaaggtggtctaaggaatttgatgatccttacttgactaaaaccttatttatttcgttagcccgtccgattctcgagtacggatcccccgtttggagtccacaatacgcagtccactcggaccgcattgaatcggtccaaaaaaacttcttactttttgccttgcggcgcctaaattgggatgcaaaccgtatattacctccttattccagtagacttcttttaattaatttaccgtccctagctaaccgtagaactatgcttggaacagtctttatttgtaagcttattcgtggggatgttgagagtcccgacttgattagtcggcttaacttctcggttccaattAGATTCACtggaaactatataccccttatcttaaatgattgtagatctaactatgagttgcatgacccttacagagttttatgttctgactataattgactttatcctattattagtaatcttgactctctgccgctattaaagcaatcgattttaatatagttattttacattatattcattttctCGTTCCtgttctattttttatatcgcgtctatatcttctcgcgaatcgacccgtacgatacacggcagcgcccctcggtcggttgggcgggaggtgtggccgtgggacccgtgcgaataaaaaaaaataatggaCTTCGAAGTTGACGTGGGCCTAGCAGGGTTATTGATAACGATTGATAACGTACTCAGAACTGAACTAATGTATGGGGACATGTTTGGGTTTATATAAGCAGCTTGGGATAGCCTAAGAGCGAAGTTTAAGACAATAAAGTTATCAACGCTTATTCTCCGGTTAAGAGAGGAGATCCCGAAAAATAGGACTAATTTGAGAATCCTGAGATTATTGTGTGGGGggaagtttttgttatttcagttggctcgCCAAGTGATCGAATGTTTAGGGGACGTGCCCGTTGGCTTGCCCCAGAGTC encodes:
- the LOC116801920 gene encoding LOW QUALITY PROTEIN: putative uncharacterized protein DDB_G0282499 (The sequence of the model RefSeq protein was modified relative to this genomic sequence to represent the inferred CDS: inserted 1 base in 1 codon) yields the protein MTKSLECVRCCPVSSHSSSIETTILCDKWCPFICNRQCTTSYFYGHGYSMLKRICHKIIQNYNRKQCRESYTVFDGGNSTKDRPLINKYRGNFESYGLKKKEKYDDVAGIENESQKKRDILKKLQSPKARKRRGYREVNDFIISRRISGEGAHKRGWDASEVDNDLNKNTSLEWNIKKNKEVXKKNLNEFYKKGVQKKTGNNGIDMHLNENDAMKFDKNKGQAVKKMNENGKDRRGKNYENNFNEHINEKIKKKSKTEKPENYENNLNDNMNEKIKKKSKTEKPDSNHDAKETKPLNLEKNKKNFDLKLQIKIDHGDSDFNDQSNEQIKWDLGKNKINRSGKSVKNPKNIEVDSETTIIKKQIRGNKTGKYAITDKTQGSRSKNKTSSKAAEGVLNRVKGRYRCKSLGYMQENLRFGRLVKPSDMLRVKLEERDLCRCIPCCNCSLYQTFLPNDFMYQCCGQ